The following are encoded in a window of Thermoanaerobacter ethanolicus JW 200 genomic DNA:
- the aroH gene encoding chorismate mutase gives MLKDTTILIEEIIKANELEEKNIISIFFSATKDLDAVYPAEAVRNMGMTSIPMMCLQEMEVKGSLSHCIRVAIFTNLSEDKEVKHVYLKEAKKLRPDLV, from the coding sequence ATTTTAAAGGATACTACTATTCTCATTGAAGAAATTATTAAAGCAAATGAATTAGAAGAGAAAAACATAATTTCTATTTTTTTTAGTGCTACTAAAGATTTAGATGCGGTTTACCCTGCCGAAGCAGTTAGGAATATGGGTATGACCTCAATACCTATGATGTGCCTACAAGAAATGGAGGTAAAAGGCAGTCTCAGCCATTGCATAAGAGTTGCAATTTTTACAAATTTAAGTGAAGATAAAGAGGTTAAACACGTTTATTTGAAAGAAGCAAAAAAACTGCGTCCAGACTTAGTTTGA
- the cmk gene encoding (d)CMP kinase, producing MTVKIAIDGPAGAGKSTVAKKLAKLLNYTYIDTGAMYRAITYKAIQQGVNLIEENKIADIVQSADIILEEEKIFLDGKDISEEIRKPEVSEKVSLVSKIPKVREILVQKQRKIAEGKNVVMDGRDIGTVVLPDAQFKFFLTASLEERAKRRYRELKTKNVNVSYYEVLKEIENRDTIDSQRDTSPLKIAEDSIVIDTTYLSEEEVLEKLYNIIKEGLKGEI from the coding sequence TTGACTGTAAAAATAGCAATAGATGGGCCGGCTGGAGCTGGCAAGAGCACTGTTGCAAAAAAATTAGCTAAACTTTTAAATTATACCTATATCGATACAGGTGCTATGTATAGAGCCATTACATATAAGGCCATCCAACAGGGGGTAAATCTTATTGAAGAAAACAAAATAGCTGATATTGTGCAAAGTGCTGATATCATCTTAGAAGAAGAAAAAATTTTTTTAGATGGAAAAGACATTTCTGAAGAAATAAGAAAACCGGAGGTTTCTGAAAAAGTATCTTTGGTATCTAAAATACCTAAAGTGAGAGAAATTTTAGTGCAAAAACAAAGGAAAATTGCTGAAGGCAAAAATGTAGTAATGGATGGAAGAGACATAGGAACAGTTGTGCTGCCTGATGCACAGTTTAAATTTTTTTTAACTGCTTCTTTAGAAGAAAGGGCAAAACGGCGTTATAGAGAACTTAAAACTAAAAATGTAAATGTAAGTTATTACGAGGTGTTAAAAGAAATAGAAAATCGTGACACCATAGATTCACAGAGAGATACATCTCCTCTAAAAATTGCTGAAGATTCTATTGTCATTGATACTACATATCTTTCAGAAGAGGAAGTTTTAGAAAAACTGTACAATATTATAAAGGAAGGATTAAAAGGGGAAATTTAA
- a CDS encoding lysophospholipid acyltransferase family protein, which produces MFYYIAKVIVLAIIKMMFRIEVRGLENIPKKGPVIICPNHISLLDPPVIGALLNRRIYFMAKEELFKNPFLKLLLGTGLGAFPVKRGTADLSAIKTALTYLKKGRAIGIFPEGTRSKTGKLQKAEPGVALLAIKGNAPVVPIGIKGKYRLFSKIIINIGKPITFEKYANSKLSSERLSAIGEEIMQEIAKLL; this is translated from the coding sequence ATGTTTTATTATATTGCCAAAGTTATAGTATTAGCAATTATAAAAATGATGTTTAGAATAGAAGTAAGAGGACTTGAAAATATTCCTAAAAAAGGCCCAGTAATCATATGCCCTAACCATATAAGTCTTCTAGATCCTCCTGTCATAGGAGCACTTTTAAACAGGCGAATATACTTTATGGCAAAAGAAGAGCTTTTTAAAAATCCTTTTTTAAAGCTTCTTTTAGGGACAGGCTTAGGAGCTTTTCCCGTTAAAAGAGGTACTGCTGATTTATCAGCTATTAAAACTGCTTTAACTTACTTAAAAAAAGGAAGAGCAATTGGAATTTTCCCTGAAGGTACAAGAAGTAAAACCGGAAAACTTCAAAAGGCTGAACCAGGGGTTGCCTTATTAGCAATTAAAGGGAATGCTCCTGTAGTACCTATAGGAATTAAAGGGAAATATCGCCTTTTTTCTAAGATTATTATAAATATCGGTAAACCAATAACTTTTGAAAAATATGCTAATTCTAAACTTTCCTCTGAGAGACTTTCTGCTATTGGAGAGGAAATAATGCAAGAAATTGCAAAATTGCTGTAG
- a CDS encoding 4-hydroxy-3-methylbut-2-enyl diphosphate reductase, which yields MKILIAEYAGFCFGVKRAIETAYQEIEKGDGKKIYTLGEIIHNPQVISDLSKKGVNVIEEEELDKLTEGDKLIIRSHGVSKKLYDFLAKKGVEVIDVTCPFVKKIQNIVYEYYHKGYSIIIVGDRNHPEVIGVNGWCDDTAYVVNSIEEAYELPQLEKACAVAQTTLIEKHWKDILEVIKLKVKDLIFFNTICDATQKRQDAADELSKKVDVMFVIGGKHSSNTQKLKKICEKNCKNTFHIEDAEELTLEMVKDHEIIGVTAGASTPDYVIEDVIEKIRFLKGEDGDE from the coding sequence ATGAAAATATTGATTGCTGAGTATGCAGGTTTTTGCTTTGGAGTAAAAAGAGCTATTGAAACTGCATATCAGGAAATTGAAAAAGGTGATGGAAAGAAAATATATACTTTAGGTGAAATTATTCATAATCCACAAGTTATATCGGACTTATCGAAAAAAGGGGTTAATGTTATTGAAGAAGAAGAGCTGGATAAATTGACTGAGGGCGATAAATTAATTATCCGAAGTCATGGGGTGTCTAAAAAATTATACGACTTTCTCGCTAAAAAAGGAGTTGAAGTCATAGATGTTACCTGCCCATTTGTAAAAAAGATCCAAAATATAGTTTATGAGTACTACCACAAGGGCTACTCTATTATCATTGTAGGAGATAGAAATCATCCAGAAGTAATAGGAGTAAACGGATGGTGTGATGACACCGCTTATGTGGTAAATTCAATTGAAGAAGCTTATGAATTACCTCAATTAGAAAAGGCATGTGCAGTTGCTCAAACTACTCTCATTGAAAAGCATTGGAAAGATATTTTAGAAGTAATAAAGCTAAAAGTTAAAGACCTTATTTTTTTTAATACTATATGCGATGCTACACAAAAAAGACAAGATGCTGCTGATGAGCTTTCAAAAAAGGTAGATGTAATGTTTGTAATTGGGGGGAAACATAGTTCTAATACTCAAAAACTAAAAAAGATATGTGAAAAAAATTGTAAAAACACTTTTCATATAGAAGATGCAGAGGAATTGACTCTTGAGATGGTAAAAGACCATGAGATTATAGGAGTAACAGCAGGAGCTTCAACCCCCGATTATGTGATAGAAGACGTGATAGAGAAAATTAGATTTTTAAAAGGGGAAGATGGGGATGAGTGA
- a CDS encoding 30S ribosomal protein S1: MGMSDFLEGYTFKTLRPGDIVKGEVIKVSDEGIIANIGYKSDAFVPKNELSLNPNFDVKKTFNVEDELDLYIISVENDEGNVLASKVMADDKLSREKIEKAYKNKEIIEGEIIEVVKGGVIAYSLGAKVFIPASQLELHYVDKLNEYLGKTLRLRIIEYIPGKKIVGSQKEVLKLEREKVKKALLSNLKEGDIVEGKVKNIIDKGAFVDIGGFDGFIPLSEISWERIKNPREVLGIGDKVSVYILNVDEKKEKITLSLRKVLPDPWENAETKYHEGDVLKGTVTNITPFGVFVQLEPGIEGLIHKNNLENSIKTYKINDTIKVEILNINQQDKKINLKEVPLEEGDIPEIEHQELRITLGEIFNKNF, from the coding sequence ATGGGGATGAGTGATTTTTTAGAAGGTTATACTTTTAAGACGTTGCGACCTGGAGACATTGTCAAGGGAGAAGTGATAAAAGTTTCTGATGAGGGGATTATTGCAAATATTGGCTATAAATCAGATGCTTTTGTGCCTAAAAATGAACTTTCTTTAAATCCTAATTTTGATGTAAAAAAGACCTTCAATGTTGAGGATGAGTTAGATTTATATATAATAAGTGTGGAAAATGATGAAGGAAATGTATTAGCCTCTAAAGTTATGGCTGATGATAAGCTGAGCAGAGAAAAAATTGAAAAAGCCTATAAAAATAAAGAGATAATTGAAGGAGAAATTATTGAGGTTGTAAAAGGCGGAGTGATTGCCTACTCATTAGGAGCTAAGGTTTTTATTCCTGCTTCTCAACTGGAATTACATTATGTCGATAAATTAAATGAATATTTAGGTAAAACTTTGCGGCTTCGAATAATTGAGTATATTCCCGGCAAGAAGATTGTTGGATCTCAAAAAGAAGTACTGAAACTAGAAAGAGAAAAAGTTAAAAAAGCGCTTTTATCTAATTTGAAAGAAGGAGACATAGTAGAAGGAAAAGTAAAAAACATAATAGATAAGGGAGCTTTTGTAGACATAGGAGGTTTTGATGGTTTTATCCCTCTAAGTGAAATTAGCTGGGAAAGAATTAAAAATCCGCGAGAAGTATTGGGAATTGGAGATAAAGTCTCGGTTTATATATTAAATGTGGATGAAAAAAAAGAAAAAATTACTTTGAGCCTGAGAAAAGTATTGCCAGATCCGTGGGAGAATGCAGAAACAAAATATCACGAAGGAGACGTGCTAAAGGGAACTGTTACTAATATTACGCCTTTTGGAGTATTTGTACAGCTAGAACCAGGGATAGAAGGATTGATTCATAAAAATAATTTAGAAAATAGTATCAAAACATACAAAATAAATGATACTATAAAAGTAGAAATATTGAATATAAACCAACAAGATAAAAAAATAAATCTTAAAGAAGTGCCTCTTGAAGAAGGAGATATTCCAGAAATAGAGCATCAAGAGCTTAGAATCACCTTGGGAGAAATATTTAATAAAAATTTTTAA
- the speD gene encoding adenosylmethionine decarboxylase → MNALGRHILAEIYGCDSNILDNLELIEDIMVQSAIVTGAEIREVAFHKFNPQGVSGVVVISESHITIHTWPELGYAAVDVFTCGDDVNPWDACNYIAKMLRAQNMTATEVKRGVFEKPVKVVNY, encoded by the coding sequence ATGAATGCTTTGGGTCGCCACATTTTGGCAGAAATTTATGGGTGCGATAGCAATATTTTAGACAACTTGGAATTAATCGAAGACATAATGGTTCAGTCTGCAATAGTGACAGGTGCAGAGATACGGGAAGTTGCTTTCCATAAATTTAATCCCCAGGGCGTAAGCGGAGTAGTGGTCATATCAGAATCTCATATAACTATCCATACTTGGCCAGAACTGGGTTATGCCGCGGTTGACGTATTTACTTGTGGTGATGATGTCAATCCGTGGGATGCCTGTAACTATATAGCGAAAATGTTAAGAGCACAAAACATGACTGCAACAGAGGTCAAACGTGGAGTCTTTGAAAAACCAGTGAAGGTGGTTAATTACTGA
- a CDS encoding CheR family methyltransferase — protein MVGYEDFVKKIHKLTGIDLSLYKEKQMKRRLESLITSHKFSSYEEYFNELSVNKTLYEEFLNYITINVTEFFRNPSQWEILEKDLLPDIIKKSFRVWSAACSTGEEPYSVAMLLTKFIDLKDVTIIATDIDGRVLEKAKKGIYSAESVKKVPQEYLKKFFRKIDDKSYQISEDIRKSVQFEKHDLLNDEYPKNIDLLICRNVLIYFNDTAKDKIYKKFYESLNDNGIFFVGSTEQIILPCRYNFEPIKTFFYKKIIPQG, from the coding sequence ATGGTAGGTTATGAGGACTTTGTTAAAAAAATACATAAATTGACTGGAATAGATTTATCTTTATACAAAGAAAAGCAGATGAAAAGAAGATTAGAATCTTTAATCACTAGTCACAAATTTAGCTCTTATGAGGAATATTTTAATGAACTCTCTGTTAATAAGACATTATATGAAGAGTTTCTAAATTATATTACTATTAATGTGACAGAATTTTTTAGGAACCCTTCACAGTGGGAAATCTTAGAGAAAGACCTTTTACCTGACATTATAAAAAAAAGTTTTAGAGTCTGGAGTGCAGCTTGTTCTACTGGAGAAGAACCTTATTCTGTAGCCATGCTTTTAACAAAGTTTATAGATTTAAAAGATGTGACAATTATTGCTACAGACATAGATGGAAGAGTATTGGAAAAAGCTAAAAAAGGTATATATTCGGCTGAGAGTGTAAAAAAAGTACCTCAAGAATATTTAAAAAAATTCTTTAGAAAAATTGATGACAAAAGTTATCAGATAAGTGAAGATATTAGAAAAAGCGTACAATTTGAAAAGCATGACTTGTTAAATGATGAATATCCTAAAAATATAGATTTATTAATTTGTAGAAATGTGTTAATATATTTTAATGATACAGCTAAAGATAAAATATATAAAAAATTTTATGAGTCTTTAAATGATAACGGTATATTTTTTGTGGGTAGCACAGAGCAGATAATATTGCCATGTAGATACAATTTTGAACCAATTAAAACTTTTTTCTACAAAAAAATTATTCCACAGGGATAA